From a region of the Pectobacterium aquaticum genome:
- a CDS encoding fumarylacetoacetate hydrolase family protein: MYQHRDWQGALLDFPVNKVVCVGSNYSEHIKEMGNATPSEPVLFIKPETALCDLRQPVAIPKNLGSVHHEVELAVLIGTPLKQANEERVARAIAGYGVALDLTLRDLQSDFKKAGQPWEKAKAFDGSCPISGFIPVAEFGDPQQTDLGVKVNDEVRQQGNTRDMITPILPLIAYMSRFFTLRAGDIILTGTPKGVGPILSGDMLTITVNDRTLSTRII; this comes from the coding sequence ATGTATCAACACAGAGACTGGCAGGGCGCGCTGCTTGATTTTCCAGTAAATAAAGTCGTTTGCGTAGGAAGTAACTACTCAGAACACATCAAAGAAATGGGAAATGCGACCCCGAGCGAGCCCGTTTTATTCATCAAGCCTGAAACCGCACTGTGTGACTTACGCCAGCCCGTTGCCATTCCCAAAAATCTGGGTTCGGTTCACCACGAAGTTGAGCTGGCTGTACTGATCGGTACGCCGTTAAAGCAGGCGAATGAAGAACGCGTCGCTCGGGCGATTGCGGGCTATGGTGTGGCACTGGATCTGACGCTGCGTGATTTGCAGTCCGACTTTAAAAAGGCGGGGCAACCGTGGGAGAAAGCCAAAGCGTTCGATGGTTCTTGCCCGATCTCCGGTTTCATTCCGGTTGCCGAGTTTGGCGATCCGCAGCAAACCGATCTGGGTGTAAAAGTGAATGATGAAGTGCGCCAGCAGGGCAACACGCGTGATATGATTACGCCGATTCTGCCGCTGATTGCTTACATGAGCCGTTTCTTTACGCTGCGCGCGGGCGATATTATTTTAACGGGTACGCCAAAAGGGGTCGGTCCGATCCTGTCTGGCGATATGCTGACGATTACGGTCAATGACCGGACGTTAAGTACGCGTATTATCTAA
- the minD gene encoding septum site-determining protein MinD gives MARIIVVTSGKGGVGKTTSSAAIATGLAQKGKKTVVIDFDIGLRNLDLIMGCERRVVYDFVNVIQGDATLNQALIKDKRTDNLYILPASQTRDKDALTHEGVEKVLNDLGEMEFDFIVCDSPAGIETGALMALYFADEAIITTNPEVSSVRDSDRILGILSSKSRRAERSEDPIKEHLLLTRYNPGRVSRGDMLSMEDVLDILRIPLVGVIPEDQSVLRASNQGEPVILDTEADAGKAYADTVERLLGEERPFRFVEEEKKGFLKRLFGG, from the coding sequence ATGGCACGCATCATTGTTGTTACATCGGGTAAAGGGGGCGTTGGCAAGACCACATCAAGCGCAGCCATTGCTACCGGTTTAGCCCAGAAAGGAAAAAAAACGGTTGTCATCGATTTTGACATTGGTCTGCGTAACCTCGACCTGATCATGGGATGCGAGCGTCGCGTAGTGTATGACTTTGTCAATGTTATTCAAGGTGATGCCACGCTGAATCAGGCACTGATCAAAGATAAGAGAACCGATAATCTCTACATTCTGCCAGCATCACAAACACGTGATAAAGATGCGTTAACGCATGAAGGCGTAGAGAAAGTGCTCAACGATCTGGGTGAGATGGAATTCGATTTTATCGTGTGTGATTCACCCGCGGGGATTGAAACCGGTGCGTTGATGGCACTCTATTTCGCAGATGAAGCGATTATCACCACCAACCCGGAAGTCTCTTCTGTTCGCGACTCCGACCGTATTCTGGGTATTCTGTCTTCTAAATCACGTCGTGCCGAGCGTTCTGAAGATCCAATCAAAGAGCATTTGCTATTGACGCGCTACAACCCAGGTCGGGTGAGCCGTGGCGATATGCTGAGTATGGAAGACGTTCTTGATATCCTGCGGATCCCGCTGGTTGGCGTAATTCCAGAAGACCAATCCGTACTCCGTGCTTCTAACCAAGGTGAACCCGTGATTCTCGATACTGAAGCCGATGCTGGTAAGGCTTACGCAGACACCGTTGAACGTCTGCTTGGCGAAGAGCGTCCTTTCCGTTTTGTTGAAGAAGAGAAGAAGGGTTTCCTTAAACGACTTTTTGGGGGATAA
- the fadR gene encoding fatty acid metabolism transcriptional regulator FadR, with amino-acid sequence MVIKAQSPAGFAEEYIIESIWNNRFPPGSILPAERELSELIGVTRTTLREVLQRLARDGWLTIQHGKPTKINNFWETSGLNILETLARLDHDSVPQLIDNLLAVRTNIAAIFIRTALRHNPEKVREVLTQASAVDDSAEAFAQLDYNVFRGLAFASGNPIYGLILNGLKGLYIRVGRYYFSNPEARKLAVDFYGRLEALRSEERYDQVMDVVRHYGKESGAIWHSMQSAIPRDIAEVRR; translated from the coding sequence ATGGTTATAAAGGCGCAAAGTCCGGCTGGATTCGCGGAAGAATACATTATCGAAAGTATATGGAATAACCGCTTTCCTCCTGGCTCTATTTTGCCCGCGGAAAGAGAGCTTTCCGAACTGATTGGCGTGACCCGTACGACCCTGCGTGAAGTCCTTCAGCGCCTGGCCCGCGATGGCTGGCTGACGATACAGCACGGGAAACCCACAAAGATTAACAATTTTTGGGAAACCTCCGGGCTCAATATTCTGGAAACGCTGGCGCGACTCGATCACGATAGCGTGCCGCAACTGATCGATAACCTGCTGGCCGTGCGCACCAACATCGCTGCTATTTTTATTCGGACGGCGTTACGCCATAACCCGGAAAAAGTGCGTGAGGTATTAACTCAGGCAAGTGCGGTAGACGATAGCGCAGAAGCTTTTGCGCAGCTTGACTACAACGTGTTCCGTGGTTTGGCCTTTGCCTCTGGCAATCCGATTTATGGTCTGATCCTGAACGGCCTGAAAGGGCTGTATATTCGCGTAGGGCGTTATTATTTTTCCAATCCGGAAGCCCGCAAGCTGGCGGTGGATTTTTACGGTCGGTTGGAAGCGTTGCGTAGCGAAGAGCGCTACGATCAGGTGATGGATGTCGTCAGACATTACGGTAAAGAAAGCGGAGCGATCTGGCACAGTATGCAGAGTGCTATCCCGCGGGATATCGCAGAAGTACGCCGCTAA
- a CDS encoding YcgL domain-containing protein — MFCVIYRSAKRDQTYLYVEKKDDFSRVPEELMRSFGTPHLSMLLPLDGRKKLANADIEKVKFALQEQGFYLQVPPPVESLLTTPV, encoded by the coding sequence ATGTTTTGTGTGATCTATCGAAGTGCTAAACGCGATCAGACCTATCTTTATGTTGAAAAAAAAGACGATTTCTCACGCGTGCCAGAAGAATTAATGAGAAGTTTTGGCACGCCGCACTTGTCCATGCTTTTACCGCTGGATGGGCGTAAAAAACTGGCGAATGCCGATATAGAAAAAGTGAAATTTGCGCTACAGGAGCAGGGTTTTTATCTGCAAGTTCCTCCACCGGTCGAGAGCTTATTAACCACGCCGGTATAA
- a CDS encoding DNA polymerase III subunit theta, translating into MINFEKIILEYSEQYTDFAASTIAFMESQAKKIDADEISRRIPQEKRPFFNERLGHYRDIYRPQP; encoded by the coding sequence GTGATTAACTTTGAGAAAATTATTCTTGAGTACAGTGAGCAGTATACCGATTTTGCGGCTTCCACTATCGCTTTTATGGAAAGTCAGGCAAAAAAGATCGATGCAGATGAAATATCACGAAGAATCCCGCAGGAAAAAAGGCCTTTTTTTAACGAAAGATTAGGCCATTATCGCGATATCTACAGACCACAGCCGTGA
- a CDS encoding AAA family ATPase, with translation MKKLILVNGIPASGKSTVARIIADELSFPRLSLDEIKEPFMMQFCDAIDRTLNRKLGVAAYQAMFNIVRQAPENSILILDAWFGFRERSVLQDYLASCGINHTIEIWNAISSDRVAARYQARANERIKGHPGNEYLPELISLAHQAQPMGMGKCYTVDQDKEINHQELIQWIKTHLD, from the coding sequence ATGAAAAAGCTTATTTTAGTAAATGGTATTCCCGCATCAGGGAAAAGCACGGTAGCACGTATTATTGCGGATGAATTGAGTTTCCCTCGGTTAAGCCTTGATGAAATAAAAGAGCCGTTCATGATGCAGTTCTGCGATGCCATTGATAGAACGTTAAACAGAAAACTGGGAGTCGCCGCCTATCAGGCCATGTTTAATATCGTTAGACAAGCTCCTGAAAATAGCATTCTGATTCTTGATGCTTGGTTCGGTTTTCGCGAAAGATCCGTATTACAGGACTACCTGGCCTCGTGTGGCATCAACCATACGATTGAAATATGGAATGCCATCTCATCCGATCGGGTAGCGGCGCGATATCAAGCCAGAGCTAATGAAAGAATAAAAGGCCATCCCGGCAACGAGTATCTGCCGGAATTAATTTCACTCGCGCATCAGGCGCAGCCGATGGGTATGGGGAAATGTTACACGGTTGATCAGGATAAGGAAATTAATCATCAGGAATTAATTCAATGGATCAAAACACACCTAGATTAA
- a CDS encoding YcgN family cysteine cluster protein, whose protein sequence is MTERPFWQQKTLSEMSDDEWESLCDGCGQCCLHKLIDEDTEEIYFTNVACNQLNIKSCQCRNYEKRFEYEPDCIKLTRENLLTFNWLPATCAYRLIHEREDLPQWHPLVCGNKTAMHRERISVRHIAVRESEVVDWQDHILNKPEWAR, encoded by the coding sequence ATGACTGAACGCCCTTTTTGGCAGCAAAAAACGTTGTCTGAGATGTCTGACGATGAATGGGAGTCGCTGTGCGATGGCTGCGGTCAGTGCTGTTTGCATAAATTGATTGATGAGGATACGGAGGAGATCTACTTTACTAACGTCGCCTGTAATCAACTGAATATTAAAAGCTGCCAGTGTCGTAACTATGAGAAACGCTTCGAGTACGAGCCGGACTGCATTAAGCTGACGCGTGAAAACCTGCTGACGTTTAACTGGCTACCCGCGACCTGTGCTTATCGCCTGATTCATGAACGTGAAGATTTACCGCAGTGGCACCCGCTGGTCTGCGGTAATAAAACGGCCATGCACCGTGAGCGCATCTCCGTGCGTCATATCGCCGTGCGTGAGAGTGAGGTGGTGGACTGGCAGGACCATATCCTGAATAAGCCGGAATGGGCGCGATAG
- the dsbB gene encoding disulfide bond formation protein DsbB encodes MLRFLNRCSRGRGAWLLLAFTALVLELTALYFQHVMLLKPCVLCIYQRCALWGVFAAGIVGAIAPSTALRYPAIALWIYSSYEGVRLAWKHTDILLNPSPFTTCDFFVSFPSWLPLDKWLPAIFNATGDCSVRQWEFLSMEMPQWLLGIFAAYLLVAVLVLIAQPFRPKRRDLFSR; translated from the coding sequence ATGTTGCGATTTCTTAATCGTTGCTCACGCGGGCGTGGTGCGTGGCTGCTGCTAGCGTTTACTGCTTTAGTGCTGGAATTGACCGCGCTCTATTTTCAGCATGTGATGTTATTAAAACCGTGCGTGCTGTGTATCTATCAGCGCTGTGCGCTGTGGGGCGTGTTCGCGGCAGGTATTGTTGGTGCTATCGCGCCATCAACGGCGTTGCGTTACCCAGCCATCGCGCTATGGATATACAGTTCTTACGAAGGGGTCCGACTGGCATGGAAACACACGGATATTTTGTTAAATCCGTCGCCGTTTACCACCTGTGATTTCTTTGTCAGCTTCCCGTCATGGCTGCCTTTGGACAAATGGCTTCCGGCCATTTTCAATGCGACAGGTGATTGCTCAGTACGTCAGTGGGAATTCCTTTCCATGGAAATGCCACAATGGCTGCTTGGCATCTTCGCCGCTTATCTGTTGGTTGCAGTGCTGGTCTTAATCGCTCAGCCTTTCCGACCTAAGCGTCGCGACCTCTTCAGCCGCTGA
- the minC gene encoding septum site-determining protein MinC encodes MSQTPIELKGSSFTLSVVHLHDSQPEVIYQALQEKIEQAPAFLKNAPVVINVAALTAETDWIKLQQAISSTGLHVVGVSGCTDDVLKKTIVQAGLPLLSEGKVQRRVVEPVAAVPAAVKTKVINTPVRSGQQIYARNCDLIVISSVSAGAEVIADGNIHIYGMMRGRALAGVSGDVHSQIFCTHLAAELVSIAGRYWLSDQIPEPYFGQPARINLNQLDNVLTIKPLD; translated from the coding sequence ATGTCACAAACGCCAATAGAGCTAAAAGGCAGCAGCTTTACCTTATCGGTTGTTCATTTGCATGATTCCCAACCCGAGGTAATTTACCAGGCACTACAGGAAAAAATAGAGCAAGCGCCTGCTTTCCTGAAAAATGCCCCCGTTGTCATTAATGTTGCTGCATTAACAGCGGAAACCGACTGGATAAAATTACAGCAGGCGATTTCATCAACCGGCCTGCATGTCGTTGGCGTCAGCGGATGCACCGACGACGTATTAAAGAAAACTATTGTGCAGGCAGGGCTTCCCCTTCTGAGCGAAGGTAAAGTACAACGCCGGGTCGTCGAGCCCGTCGCCGCCGTTCCTGCCGCAGTGAAAACGAAAGTCATCAACACCCCCGTTCGATCCGGCCAACAAATTTACGCTCGGAACTGTGACTTAATCGTCATAAGCAGCGTGAGCGCGGGTGCTGAGGTGATTGCCGATGGCAATATTCATATTTATGGCATGATGCGCGGCCGAGCCCTCGCAGGCGTTTCTGGCGATGTTCATAGCCAGATATTCTGTACGCATCTGGCCGCAGAACTGGTCTCAATTGCTGGCCGTTACTGGCTAAGCGACCAAATTCCTGAACCGTATTTTGGGCAGCCAGCACGGATTAATCTGAACCAGCTGGACAATGTTTTAACGATAAAACCTCTAGACTAG
- the nhaB gene encoding sodium/proton antiporter NhaB codes for MIGMPLHRALLKNFLGYAPDWYKLTIFCFLLINPLLFYFVSPFWAGWLLVVEFIFTLGMALKCYPLQPGGLLALQAILIGMTSPQQVWHEVTGNIEVLMLLVFMVAGIYFMKQLLLFVFTKLLLRIHSKTLLSLAFCIAAAFLSAFLDALTVIAVVISVAIGFYGIYHRFASQQGEDEADISDDSTLSSEEHHRTLEQFRAFLRSLLMHAGVGTALGGVMTMVGEPQNLIIAKSAGWDFVSFFLHMSPVTVPVFICGILTCVLVERFKLFGYGVVLPDNVRRVLEDYDRDMTEKRTPQDKTRLLVQAVIGIWLIIALAFHLAEVGLIGLSVIIMATTFCGVTEEHAIGKAFQDAMPFTALLTVFFAIVAVIIDQHLFSPIIHYVLQSSESAQLTQFYLFNGLLSSISDNVFVGSVYINEARSAFENGHISLSQFELLAVAINTGTNLPSVATPNGQAAFLFLLTSSLAPLIRLSYGRMVVMALPYTIVMTLVGLFCIEFTLVPFTDFLINNHWISLPDLTISGSHS; via the coding sequence ATGATCGGCATGCCCCTTCACCGCGCGCTGTTAAAAAATTTCCTGGGATACGCGCCAGACTGGTACAAACTGACTATTTTTTGCTTTTTGCTGATTAATCCGCTGCTGTTCTATTTTGTCAGCCCGTTTTGGGCCGGTTGGTTACTCGTTGTGGAGTTTATTTTTACGCTAGGCATGGCGCTGAAGTGTTACCCGCTACAGCCTGGCGGCCTGCTAGCACTACAGGCCATCCTCATCGGTATGACCAGCCCGCAGCAGGTCTGGCATGAGGTCACGGGGAATATTGAAGTCCTCATGCTGCTGGTGTTTATGGTGGCAGGCATCTACTTCATGAAGCAACTGCTGCTCTTTGTGTTTACCAAATTGTTGCTGCGCATCCATTCCAAGACGCTGCTTTCGCTTGCGTTCTGTATCGCCGCTGCCTTTCTTTCCGCGTTCCTTGATGCGCTGACCGTGATTGCCGTTGTTATCAGCGTCGCTATCGGGTTTTATGGTATTTATCACCGCTTCGCTTCCCAACAGGGTGAAGACGAGGCCGATATCAGCGATGACAGCACGCTAAGCAGCGAGGAGCATCATCGTACGTTGGAACAATTCCGGGCATTCTTGCGCAGTCTGCTCATGCACGCTGGTGTCGGTACGGCATTGGGCGGCGTGATGACGATGGTTGGCGAACCTCAGAACCTGATTATCGCGAAAAGCGCCGGCTGGGATTTCGTCAGCTTCTTCCTGCACATGTCACCCGTGACCGTCCCGGTGTTTATTTGCGGTATCCTGACCTGCGTGCTGGTTGAGCGTTTTAAACTCTTCGGCTATGGCGTAGTTCTGCCAGACAACGTGCGTCGCGTGCTTGAAGATTACGATCGGGACATGACAGAAAAGCGCACGCCGCAGGATAAAACGCGTTTACTCGTGCAGGCGGTGATTGGCATCTGGCTCATCATCGCGCTGGCGTTTCATCTAGCTGAGGTCGGGTTAATTGGCCTTTCTGTAATTATTATGGCGACGACGTTCTGCGGCGTGACTGAAGAACATGCGATTGGTAAAGCGTTTCAGGATGCCATGCCGTTTACCGCATTGCTGACAGTTTTCTTTGCCATCGTCGCCGTCATTATCGATCAGCACCTATTTTCACCGATTATCCATTACGTCCTGCAATCTTCTGAAAGTGCGCAACTGACGCAGTTTTATCTGTTCAACGGCCTGCTCTCATCGATATCGGATAATGTCTTCGTTGGTTCGGTTTACATTAACGAAGCGCGCAGTGCCTTTGAGAACGGCCATATATCGCTTTCTCAGTTCGAGTTGCTCGCCGTGGCAATCAATACCGGCACCAATCTGCCTTCTGTCGCAACACCGAATGGGCAAGCCGCGTTTCTGTTCTTGCTGACATCCTCCCTGGCACCACTGATTCGTTTATCTTACGGACGCATGGTGGTGATGGCGCTGCCCTACACGATTGTGATGACGCTGGTCGGGTTGTTTTGTATTGAGTTCACGCTGGTACCGTTTACTGACTTTTTGATAAATAATCACTGGATTTCTTTGCCAGATTTGACCATATCGGGCAGTCACTCATAA
- a CDS encoding SpoVR family protein, with amino-acid sequence MAISTDNQVKKTLRLSDGPDWTFELLQVYLDEIDRVAKLYRLATYPHQIEVITSEQMMDAYSSIGMPINYAHWSFGKKFIETEQRYKHGQQGLAYEIVINSDPCIAYLMEENTLPMQALVMAHACYGHNSFFKGNYLFRSWTDASSIVDYLLFARQYIAQCEERYGVDEVERLLDSCHALMNYGVDRYKRPQKISLEEEKSRQKSREAYLQSQVNDLWKTLPRREQGAAPEQARRFPQEPQENLLYFMEKNAPLLEPWQREVLRIVRKVSQYFYPQKQTQVMNEGWATFWHYTILNHLYDEGRVTERFMLEFLHSHTNVIYQPPYNSPYYNGINPYALGFAMFQDIKRICQSPTDEDRYWFPDIAGKDWLDTLHFAMQNFKDESFISQFLSPKLMRDFRLFTVLDDDRNNYLEIAAIHDEEGYRLIRQELSAQYNLSHLEPNIQVWNVDLRGNRALTLRYVPHNRAPLDKSSQEVLKHVHRLWGFDVYLEQANTDGSIELIERCPPRNGTTST; translated from the coding sequence ATGGCTATATCGACGGATAATCAGGTAAAAAAAACACTTCGCCTGAGTGATGGACCGGACTGGACGTTTGAGTTATTGCAGGTTTACCTTGATGAGATTGATCGGGTGGCGAAGCTGTACCGTCTGGCGACCTATCCTCATCAGATTGAAGTCATCACTTCAGAACAAATGATGGACGCCTATTCCAGCATAGGCATGCCGATCAACTATGCCCACTGGTCGTTCGGGAAGAAATTTATCGAAACCGAACAGCGTTACAAACACGGGCAGCAGGGGCTGGCATACGAAATCGTCATTAACTCCGATCCCTGTATCGCGTATTTGATGGAAGAAAACACGCTGCCAATGCAGGCGCTGGTGATGGCGCATGCCTGCTACGGGCACAACTCATTCTTCAAAGGTAACTACCTGTTCCGCAGTTGGACCGATGCCAGCTCCATCGTCGATTACCTGCTGTTTGCCCGGCAGTATATCGCGCAATGCGAAGAGCGTTATGGCGTGGACGAGGTGGAACGCCTGTTAGATTCCTGCCATGCGCTGATGAATTACGGCGTTGACCGCTATAAGCGTCCGCAGAAGATTTCGCTCGAAGAGGAAAAGTCCCGCCAGAAAAGCCGTGAGGCCTACCTGCAAAGTCAGGTTAACGATCTCTGGAAAACATTACCGCGTCGCGAACAGGGTGCCGCACCAGAACAAGCCAGACGTTTTCCTCAAGAGCCACAGGAAAACCTGCTCTATTTTATGGAGAAAAATGCGCCGCTGCTGGAGCCCTGGCAGCGTGAAGTTCTGCGTATCGTGCGGAAAGTCAGCCAGTATTTCTATCCGCAGAAGCAGACTCAGGTGATGAATGAAGGCTGGGCCACGTTCTGGCACTACACCATTCTGAACCATCTCTATGATGAAGGTCGGGTCACCGAGCGCTTCATGCTGGAGTTCCTGCATAGCCATACCAATGTGATCTATCAGCCGCCGTACAATAGCCCTTACTACAACGGGATTAACCCGTATGCGCTGGGCTTCGCGATGTTTCAGGACATCAAACGTATTTGTCAGTCACCGACCGACGAAGACCGCTACTGGTTCCCCGATATCGCGGGTAAAGACTGGCTCGATACGCTGCATTTTGCGATGCAGAACTTCAAGGACGAGAGTTTCATCAGCCAGTTCCTGTCGCCGAAATTGATGCGTGATTTCCGGCTGTTTACGGTTCTGGACGACGATCGCAATAATTATCTGGAAATTGCCGCGATTCACGACGAAGAAGGCTATCGTTTGATCCGACAAGAGCTCTCCGCCCAGTACAACCTGAGCCATCTGGAACCGAACATTCAGGTCTGGAACGTGGATTTGCGCGGTAATCGGGCGCTGACGCTGCGCTATGTTCCGCATAATCGCGCACCGCTGGATAAAAGTAGCCAGGAAGTGTTGAAGCACGTCCACCGCCTGTGGGGATTTGACGTCTATCTGGAGCAGGCTAACACGGATGGCAGCATCGAATTGATTGAACGCTGCCCGCCGCGTAACGGGACTACATCCACATAA
- a CDS encoding tagatose-bisphosphate aldolase: protein MNTMTTAEHRGYQLICNSTGAMMVIACDQRGGMRTLLAPTSEAQAAITNETLGKTKYDITRYLAAEAGCVLVDPICAIPGLIDEKILPRDTGLLIGLDASGWETTPEGYRISTMVEGVTARKVREWGATGGKIMIYLRPDRPDANTRNLATLRTVIQDFAQEDLLLVVEFLTYPLENESRDAYTRLLPELIPAGCQACIEQGAKVLKIPYPGSDEACARVTALCGDIPWAVLSAGVDHATFLPQVESALKNGASGVIAGRSLWKDCISLDRNVSKEKLSTIAVSRLNDIQALLKRYQHR, encoded by the coding sequence ATGAACACCATGACAACAGCTGAACACCGAGGGTATCAATTAATTTGTAACTCAACAGGCGCTATGATGGTTATTGCCTGCGATCAACGTGGCGGTATGCGAACATTATTAGCACCGACATCAGAAGCACAGGCCGCGATTACCAATGAAACATTAGGAAAAACAAAATATGACATCACTCGCTATCTGGCGGCTGAGGCAGGCTGTGTACTGGTTGATCCGATCTGCGCCATACCGGGTCTTATAGACGAAAAGATTTTGCCCCGCGATACCGGCCTGCTCATCGGGCTTGACGCGTCAGGGTGGGAAACAACGCCAGAAGGCTACCGCATCTCCACAATGGTTGAAGGCGTAACGGCACGTAAAGTGCGTGAATGGGGTGCCACCGGCGGAAAAATCATGATCTACCTTCGCCCAGATAGACCTGACGCCAATACCCGTAACCTTGCCACACTCCGTACCGTGATTCAGGACTTTGCACAGGAAGATTTACTGCTTGTCGTTGAGTTTCTGACCTACCCTCTGGAAAATGAATCTCGCGACGCCTATACCCGCCTCTTGCCCGAACTCATTCCGGCAGGCTGCCAGGCTTGTATCGAGCAAGGCGCAAAAGTCTTGAAGATTCCTTATCCTGGATCGGATGAGGCCTGTGCACGCGTGACTGCACTCTGCGGCGACATTCCCTGGGCCGTCCTGTCTGCCGGCGTCGATCACGCCACCTTTCTCCCTCAGGTAGAGAGCGCGTTGAAAAATGGCGCCTCTGGCGTGATTGCCGGACGCTCTCTGTGGAAGGATTGCATCTCGCTCGATCGCAACGTATCTAAAGAGAAGCTGTCTACGATTGCCGTTTCCCGTCTCAACGATATTCAGGCGCTGTTAAAACGGTATCAACACCGCTAG
- the rnd gene encoding ribonuclease D: MNYQLITSDIGLQQVCTQARRFPQVALDTEFVRTRTYYPQLGLIQLYDGEQLSLIDPLTITDWAPFQALLRDEQVTKFLHASSEDLEVFLNAFGTLPTPFIDTQILAAFLGKPLSYGFAALVADYMGVTLDKSESRTDWLARPLSEKQCDYAAADVFYLLPMAIQLVADTQAAGWMNAALDECLLLCQRKQDILAPALAYREFGNAWQLRGRNLACLQRLAEWRLRKARERDSAVNFVVREENLLQVARCLPTSLGELSSLGLSGPEIRYHGKTLLDCVAQTDGIADADCPPPVNNLIDYPSYKKVFKDIKALVQRVSEQSGLSAELLASRRQINRLLNWHWKLSGQDTGMPEMLSGWRGQLYGDELREIVQDY; encoded by the coding sequence TTGAATTATCAGTTGATCACTTCCGACATTGGGTTACAACAGGTTTGCACCCAGGCGCGACGCTTTCCGCAGGTGGCATTGGACACGGAGTTCGTCAGAACCCGCACGTATTATCCGCAATTAGGGTTGATTCAATTGTATGACGGCGAACAGCTTTCACTCATCGACCCGCTAACGATTACCGACTGGGCACCCTTTCAGGCGTTACTGCGTGACGAACAGGTCACTAAATTCCTGCATGCGAGCAGTGAAGATCTGGAAGTGTTTCTCAATGCGTTTGGAACACTGCCTACGCCTTTCATCGATACACAGATTCTGGCCGCATTTTTAGGTAAGCCGCTCTCGTATGGTTTTGCTGCGCTAGTGGCCGACTACATGGGCGTGACGCTGGATAAAAGTGAGTCGAGAACGGACTGGCTTGCACGTCCGCTGAGCGAAAAACAGTGTGATTACGCTGCTGCCGATGTGTTCTATTTGTTGCCGATGGCCATTCAACTGGTGGCTGATACGCAAGCAGCAGGGTGGATGAACGCGGCGCTGGATGAATGTCTCCTGCTGTGTCAGCGTAAACAGGATATCCTGGCACCTGCGCTGGCCTATCGCGAATTTGGCAACGCCTGGCAACTGCGTGGCCGGAATCTGGCTTGCCTTCAGCGTCTGGCCGAGTGGCGTTTGCGTAAAGCTCGTGAGCGAGACAGCGCGGTGAATTTTGTCGTTCGTGAAGAGAATCTGTTGCAGGTGGCGCGTTGTCTGCCGACGTCGCTGGGTGAACTGAGTTCGCTGGGGCTGAGCGGCCCTGAAATCCGCTACCACGGCAAAACACTGCTGGACTGTGTTGCACAGACGGACGGTATTGCTGATGCGGATTGCCCACCGCCGGTGAATAATTTGATCGACTATCCCAGCTATAAAAAAGTGTTTAAAGATATTAAAGCACTGGTGCAGCGTGTGAGCGAACAGAGTGGATTATCCGCCGAGCTATTGGCCTCACGTCGCCAAATTAATCGTCTGCTGAATTGGCACTGGAAATTAAGCGGGCAAGATACGGGAATGCCGGAAATGTTGTCTGGCTGGCGCGGCCAGTTATATGGTGATGAACTGCGTGAAATTGTGCAAGATTATTAA
- the minE gene encoding cell division topological specificity factor MinE, producing MALLDFFLSRKKTTANIAKERLQIIVAERRRGDSEPHYLPQLKRDILEVICRYVQIDPEMVTVQLEQKGDDISVLELNVTLPEAEETPK from the coding sequence ATGGCTTTACTGGACTTCTTTCTGTCCCGCAAAAAAACGACAGCCAATATTGCCAAGGAACGGCTGCAAATTATTGTCGCGGAGCGACGCCGGGGAGATAGCGAACCCCATTATCTGCCGCAATTAAAGCGAGATATTCTTGAGGTTATCTGTCGATATGTACAGATTGATCCTGAGATGGTGACCGTTCAGCTTGAGCAAAAAGGAGATGATATTTCCGTGCTTGAGTTGAACGTTACCTTACCGGAAGCGGAAGAAACGCCTAAATGA